The following proteins are co-located in the Pedobacter sp. FW305-3-2-15-E-R2A2 genome:
- a CDS encoding helix-turn-helix domain-containing protein: MIQVGLLLTNKYRLLSVAAILDVFDTVNSHYENNGEAPFFKINLIRNGNLAFEGASFEKYSSLSLNESGQQDLVLIPAFDGTDLNSSIHNNLEFLPWMQQQYKKGAELASFCTGAFLLAASGLLNGKSATTHVNASQAFSSSFPDVYFKPDKVVTIDKGIYTSGGATSSFHLMLTLIHNYCNRNLAVHIAKIFAIDMNREQQSYFGTFHPAKDHGDDLVVKTQLCIENAYKEAVTIEDILQQIPSSRRNIVRRFKQATGSTLIEYLQKTRIEAAKRLLEQTNFSILEIMLHSGYNDLKTFRQLFKKNSGMTPKDYRDKFKPKAA; encoded by the coding sequence ATGATACAGGTAGGCTTATTATTAACCAACAAATACCGTTTACTTAGTGTCGCAGCAATCTTAGATGTGTTCGATACAGTGAATAGTCATTATGAAAATAATGGAGAAGCCCCTTTCTTCAAGATCAATCTGATCCGTAACGGAAACTTGGCTTTTGAAGGTGCTTCTTTTGAAAAGTATTCGTCTCTTTCCTTAAACGAATCCGGACAACAAGACCTGGTTTTAATTCCTGCATTTGATGGCACGGACCTTAACTCTTCTATCCACAACAACCTGGAATTTTTACCCTGGATGCAACAGCAATATAAAAAGGGAGCAGAACTGGCCAGCTTTTGTACAGGAGCATTTTTACTCGCAGCCAGTGGCCTTTTAAATGGAAAAAGCGCCACAACTCATGTCAACGCCAGTCAGGCTTTCTCGTCCAGTTTTCCGGATGTTTACTTTAAACCTGATAAAGTGGTTACCATTGATAAAGGAATCTATACCAGTGGAGGCGCAACCAGTAGTTTTCATCTGATGCTAACACTCATTCACAATTACTGTAACCGTAATCTGGCCGTTCATATTGCAAAGATTTTTGCGATCGACATGAACAGGGAGCAGCAGAGCTATTTCGGAACTTTTCATCCGGCTAAAGATCATGGGGATGATCTGGTCGTTAAAACGCAGCTTTGCATTGAAAATGCCTATAAAGAAGCAGTCACTATTGAGGATATTTTACAGCAGATTCCATCCAGCAGACGTAATATTGTGCGTCGTTTTAAACAAGCTACCGGAAGTACGCTGATCGAATATTTACAGAAAACAAGAATAGAGGCTGCTAAAAGACTGTTGGAACAAACCAATTTCAGCATTTTAGAAATCATGCTTCATTCTGGTTATAATGATTTAAAGACATTCCGGCAGCTTTTTAAGAAAAACTCCGGAATGACGCCTAAAGATTATCGGGATAAGTTTAAGCCGAAAGCTGCATAG
- a CDS encoding Lrp/AsnC family transcriptional regulator, translating into MSKLDPTHLGILRLLQEDARMTHKELARRLRKSVSPIFERVKWLEQNGYIKGYTALVDLQKSSNSIISYTHIQMNDHSEEALSAFQREVVLFEDVRECYYITGNFDFILKIVSPDMKGYNDFLRGQLSKLPNVGSVQSFLVLSEEKRDTTYKI; encoded by the coding sequence ATGTCTAAATTAGATCCTACACATCTTGGAATTTTACGCCTGTTACAGGAAGATGCCAGAATGACTCATAAGGAGTTGGCAAGAAGGTTAAGAAAAAGCGTTTCCCCAATTTTTGAAAGGGTAAAATGGCTGGAGCAGAATGGCTATATCAAGGGATATACAGCATTGGTGGATTTACAAAAGAGCAGCAATAGCATCATTTCTTATACCCACATTCAGATGAACGATCACTCTGAAGAGGCTTTGAGTGCTTTCCAAAGAGAAGTTGTTCTTTTTGAGGATGTCAGAGAGTGTTATTACATCACTGGAAATTTCGATTTCATCCTAAAGATCGTATCTCCGGATATGAAAGGTTATAATGATTTTCTACGTGGACAGTTGTCTAAATTACCCAATGTAGGAAGTGTACAGAGCTTTTTAGTCTTATCAGAAGAGAAAAGAGATACGACTTATAAAATATAG
- a CDS encoding PepSY-associated TM helix domain-containing protein yields MNKNKNRFKYWIGQVHLWLGLISGIFVCFLGITGCILAFEREIENITQPYRFTEVQTSALLTPSRLKQIADKQVPGKHAHSIGYQAGKSAQVVYYAADPEYYWIVFLNPYTGEVLKVKNMDDDFFRIVIMGHYYLWLPPNVGQPVLASATLMFLFLLISGLILWWPKNRAASKKRFSIKLNAKWKRINYDLHNVLGFYMTWILIFIAISGLVMGFQWFAGSVYWISSGGDRMKPFKETYSDTTTIKPNIHKQPAIDLLWARTMAGLPGYTGGVEVHVPENDKLAIEVAINPDTDTYWKADYLYYDQYTLKEIPVDHIFGKLSDTSLADRISRMNYDIHIGAIAGLPGKIMAFFASLIAASLPITGFIIWWGRKKKQKAKAQA; encoded by the coding sequence TTGAATAAAAATAAAAACAGGTTCAAATACTGGATCGGACAGGTACACCTATGGCTGGGATTGATTTCTGGAATTTTTGTATGTTTCTTAGGCATCACAGGATGCATATTGGCGTTTGAGCGTGAGATAGAAAACATTACGCAACCTTATCGCTTTACGGAAGTACAAACATCGGCACTGTTAACCCCTTCCAGGCTAAAACAGATTGCAGATAAACAGGTCCCGGGAAAACATGCACACAGCATCGGTTATCAGGCTGGCAAATCCGCCCAGGTTGTTTACTATGCCGCAGACCCTGAATATTACTGGATTGTATTTTTAAACCCTTATACCGGAGAAGTTCTAAAAGTAAAAAATATGGATGACGACTTTTTCAGAATCGTCATTATGGGACATTATTACTTATGGCTTCCACCAAATGTGGGCCAGCCGGTATTGGCCAGTGCCACTCTAATGTTCCTCTTCCTCCTGATTTCCGGCTTAATCTTATGGTGGCCTAAAAACAGAGCTGCCAGTAAGAAGCGGTTTTCTATAAAGCTGAATGCCAAATGGAAAAGAATCAATTATGATTTACACAATGTACTCGGCTTTTACATGACCTGGATCCTTATTTTTATTGCGATCTCCGGATTGGTCATGGGCTTTCAATGGTTTGCCGGCTCAGTATATTGGATTTCCTCCGGTGGAGACCGCATGAAGCCCTTTAAAGAAACTTATTCGGATACGACAACGATAAAACCCAATATCCACAAACAGCCGGCAATAGATCTATTATGGGCAAGGACAATGGCCGGACTTCCCGGCTATACCGGAGGAGTAGAAGTCCATGTACCGGAGAATGATAAATTGGCAATTGAAGTAGCCATTAATCCCGATACAGATACCTATTGGAAGGCAGATTACCTCTACTATGACCAATATACACTGAAGGAGATCCCTGTAGATCACATTTTTGGAAAGCTGTCGGATACAAGTCTGGCCGACCGGATTTCCCGGATGAATTATGACATCCATATCGGAGCAATCGCCGGACTACCGGGCAAGATCATGGCTTTCTTTGCCAGTCTGATTGCGGCAAGTTTACCCATCACCGGCTTTATTATTTGGTGGGGCAGAAAAAAGAAACAAAAAGCAAAAGCACAAGCCTAG
- a CDS encoding PepSY-associated TM helix domain-containing protein, whose product MKQSTPRSAWQVTRKLFNDIHLWLGLASGIIVIVVCLSGTLYVFNTEVKEMASPELYKAGRIAGAVALPIEELIGKVKANTGGKVVSIRIPLDPNRTYQFMVKMKEEKKEGEAAKAPVKEKGDKVKAGKDKPTEGKRPSAFAVNPYTGEVIGNISETKTAAASFMKTMFSLHRWLLLDKIEKPIFGELENRKLGSYISGAATILFTLGVITGMIIWFPQRLKSWKQGLKVKWTGSWKRTNHDLHNSLGFYACIFLFLMGITGPQWSFPWYREALRKTLGTYQPEGFEPPKDPVSVIKSGTAGAPLNIADYIKKADEVLPYSGDYSISLPKDSISAIAITKNKVGFFAPSAGDKLLLDQYTAGVLKIEVFKDKPFNERISGSIKALHLGDVYGMFTKIIYFLACLIATSLPITGTLIWLNKMKKKNKKVKQKPAMQLSA is encoded by the coding sequence ATGAAACAATCAACACCAAGATCTGCCTGGCAGGTCACACGTAAACTTTTTAATGACATTCATTTATGGCTGGGATTAGCCAGTGGAATTATTGTCATTGTAGTTTGTCTCAGCGGAACACTGTATGTATTTAATACAGAAGTTAAAGAAATGGCAAGTCCGGAGTTATATAAAGCAGGACGTATTGCAGGAGCAGTGGCTTTACCTATCGAAGAACTCATCGGAAAAGTAAAAGCCAATACTGGTGGAAAAGTTGTTTCTATAAGAATTCCTTTAGATCCTAACCGAACTTATCAGTTCATGGTTAAAATGAAAGAGGAGAAAAAAGAAGGAGAAGCAGCGAAGGCGCCGGTTAAAGAAAAAGGAGATAAAGTGAAAGCTGGAAAAGATAAACCTACAGAAGGAAAACGCCCTTCAGCTTTTGCTGTGAATCCATATACCGGAGAAGTAATTGGCAATATTTCAGAAACAAAAACTGCGGCGGCTTCTTTCATGAAGACAATGTTTAGCCTTCACAGGTGGTTGCTGTTAGACAAGATCGAAAAACCTATTTTCGGAGAACTGGAAAACAGAAAATTAGGAAGTTATATTTCTGGTGCGGCAACGATTCTTTTTACACTCGGGGTGATCACCGGAATGATCATCTGGTTCCCACAACGATTGAAATCATGGAAGCAGGGATTAAAGGTCAAATGGACTGGAAGCTGGAAAAGAACGAATCATGACCTGCACAATAGTCTGGGTTTTTATGCCTGTATCTTTTTATTTCTGATGGGCATCACAGGACCTCAATGGTCGTTTCCCTGGTATCGCGAGGCCTTGCGTAAAACATTAGGTACTTATCAGCCGGAAGGCTTTGAACCACCAAAAGACCCTGTTTCAGTGATTAAATCGGGAACAGCCGGGGCTCCTCTTAACATTGCCGATTATATTAAAAAGGCAGATGAAGTTTTACCTTATTCCGGAGATTACAGCATTAGTCTGCCTAAAGATTCTATCTCTGCAATTGCCATCACAAAAAATAAGGTCGGCTTTTTTGCACCTTCAGCTGGAGATAAATTGTTGTTGGATCAATACACTGCTGGTGTACTTAAAATAGAGGTATTTAAGGATAAGCCATTTAATGAGCGAATCTCTGGCTCAATTAAAGCATTACACCTGGGAGATGTGTATGGCATGTTTACAAAAATCATTTATTTCCTTGCCTGTCTGATTGCCACAAGTTTGCCCATTACCGGAACTTTGATCTGGTTGAACAAGATGAAGAAAAAGAATAAAAAAGTAAAACAGAAACCTGCTATGCAGCTTTCGGCTTAA
- the serC gene encoding 3-phosphoserine/phosphohydroxythreonine transaminase — MTTIIKHNFGAGPCILPAKVLDQAADAVRNFNGIGLSILEISHRTPEFEAVMKETEDLVKELLEVPDGYSILFLQGGASTQFSMLAMNFLHQDKKAAYLDCGYFSQKAIKEALLFGEVDIVASSKDKGYNYIPLGYEIPEDAAYFHYTSNNTIEGTEMFSFPPTSVPVICDMSSDIFSRRVNVADFDLIYAGAQKNMGPAGMTLVVVKDSLLEKIQRQVPSMSDYRIYRDNGSLFNTPPVFSIYVAMLNLRWLKEKGGVAQIETENIAKAILLYQEIDRNPLFYGLADPDHRSRMNVTFKMKNPALEQEFLDFAAARGVVGVKGYRSVGGFRASLYNALPISSVEVLVNCMNDFEKENKEVELAKSESV, encoded by the coding sequence ATGACAACAATTATCAAACACAATTTCGGAGCCGGGCCTTGTATCTTACCTGCTAAAGTTTTAGATCAGGCAGCAGATGCTGTCAGGAATTTCAATGGCATTGGCCTGAGTATTCTGGAAATTTCACACCGTACTCCGGAGTTCGAAGCGGTGATGAAAGAAACGGAAGATTTAGTGAAGGAACTGCTGGAAGTACCCGATGGTTACAGCATTCTCTTTTTGCAGGGGGGAGCAAGCACTCAGTTTTCGATGCTTGCCATGAACTTTCTTCATCAGGATAAAAAGGCTGCTTACCTGGATTGTGGATATTTCTCTCAAAAGGCAATTAAAGAGGCTTTGTTGTTTGGCGAGGTCGATATTGTAGCCTCTTCAAAAGATAAAGGATATAACTACATTCCTCTTGGATATGAAATCCCGGAAGATGCTGCCTATTTCCACTATACTTCTAACAATACAATTGAGGGAACTGAAATGTTCAGCTTTCCGCCAACGTCTGTTCCGGTCATTTGTGATATGTCATCTGATATTTTCAGCAGAAGGGTAAATGTGGCAGATTTTGACCTGATTTATGCAGGCGCACAAAAAAATATGGGTCCCGCAGGAATGACCTTGGTGGTGGTAAAAGATAGCCTGCTGGAGAAAATACAACGTCAGGTCCCATCCATGTCGGATTATCGCATTTACAGGGACAATGGTTCTCTTTTTAATACACCTCCGGTATTCTCCATCTATGTGGCGATGTTAAACCTAAGGTGGTTAAAAGAAAAAGGAGGTGTAGCACAGATTGAAACCGAGAATATCGCTAAAGCAATATTGCTATATCAGGAAATTGACCGCAACCCATTGTTCTATGGTCTTGCTGATCCGGACCATAGGTCAAGAATGAATGTAACCTTTAAAATGAAGAACCCTGCTCTGGAACAGGAATTCCTTGACTTCGCCGCTGCAAGAGGAGTGGTAGGTGTGAAAGGATACCGTTCAGTGGGTGGCTTCAGAGCATCCTTATATAATGCATTGCCAATTTCCAGTGTGGAGGTTCTGGTGAACTGCATGAACGATTTTGAAAAAGAAAATAAAGAGGTAGAACTAGCAAAAAGTGAATCTGTATGA